In the genome of Pediococcus claussenii ATCC BAA-344, one region contains:
- the dnaN gene encoding DNA polymerase III subunit beta, translated as MKFTISRNAFIKKLNAVQRAISSKTTIPILTGLKLVAENDRLILTGSNTDISIETTIQTTDVDAHLEIVETGSIVLTARFFGEIVKKLPNDTLMLEVSDGFQTIITSGAAEFTINGLDANSFPRLPEVDSDTTVELDAKVFSELVSETVIAVSNQESRPVLTGIHFTLSGNKLSAVATDSHRLSQRIITLPTEISSNYDIIIPGKSLVELTRMLDDDIATISMQISENQALFTFDETLFYSRLLEGNYPDTSRLIPTESSTTLEFEAPELLASIERASLLSHEGRNNVVKLTIDDNAQTVVISGDSPEVGNVEEEVLTKSIAGESLEISFNPDYLKDALRSFGQTTIKVEFTSALRPFTLVPTEDQENFVQLITPVRTF; from the coding sequence ATGAAATTTACAATCTCACGAAATGCATTCATTAAAAAATTAAATGCCGTTCAAAGAGCAATATCATCTAAAACGACAATTCCAATTTTGACTGGATTAAAATTAGTTGCTGAAAATGATCGATTAATTTTGACTGGAAGTAACACAGATATTTCAATCGAAACAACTATACAAACTACAGACGTTGACGCCCATTTGGAAATTGTTGAAACTGGGTCAATTGTGCTAACTGCCCGTTTCTTTGGGGAAATTGTTAAAAAATTACCAAACGATACTTTGATGTTAGAGGTTTCTGATGGATTCCAAACAATTATTACTTCTGGTGCTGCTGAATTTACAATTAATGGATTAGATGCAAATAGTTTCCCTCGACTACCAGAAGTGGATAGCGATACGACCGTTGAATTAGACGCGAAAGTCTTTAGCGAACTAGTAAGTGAAACTGTAATTGCTGTTTCTAACCAGGAAAGTCGCCCAGTGTTAACTGGAATTCATTTCACATTGTCTGGAAATAAACTCTCTGCAGTAGCAACAGACAGCCATCGGTTAAGTCAACGAATCATAACGTTGCCTACTGAAATCAGCTCAAATTATGACATTATTATTCCCGGCAAAAGTTTGGTTGAATTAACTCGTATGTTGGACGATGATATCGCAACAATTTCAATGCAAATTTCAGAAAATCAGGCCTTATTTACATTCGATGAAACTTTGTTCTATTCACGTTTGTTGGAAGGAAACTATCCAGATACATCTCGTTTAATTCCGACTGAATCTTCAACTACATTGGAATTTGAAGCACCTGAGTTACTAGCATCAATCGAACGGGCATCATTGTTATCACATGAAGGACGGAACAACGTAGTTAAATTAACCATTGATGATAACGCGCAAACAGTTGTTATTTCTGGGGATTCGCCAGAGGTTGGTAATGTTGAAGAAGAAGTTCTTACCAAATCAATTGCTGGTGAAAGTTTAGAAATTTCGTTTAATCCTGATTATCTAAAAGACGCTTTACGGTCGTTCGGGCAAACGACAATTAAAGTTGAATTCACGTCAGCGTTACGTCCATTTACATTGGTGCCCACGGAAGATCAAGAAAACTTTGTTCAGTTGATCACTCCGGTTAGAACCTTTTAA
- the yaaA gene encoding S4 domain-containing protein YaaA — MEKIIKINTPFITLGQMLKEEAIIGSGGQAKWFLRENIVLVNSEHDDRRGRKLYPDDVIEVPGEGVFKIAAKNS; from the coding sequence ATGGAAAAAATAATCAAAATTAATACACCGTTCATTACATTAGGACAAATGTTGAAAGAAGAAGCCATAATTGGGTCTGGTGGACAGGCTAAATGGTTCTTGAGAGAAAACATTGTACTGGTAAATAGTGAACATGATGATCGCCGAGGTCGTAAACTATATCCAGATGATGTGATTGAGGTCCCAGGTGAAGGTGTATTTAAGATTGCAGCGAAGAATAGTTAA
- the recF gene encoding DNA replication/repair protein RecF (All proteins in this family for which functions are known are DNA-binding proteins that assist the filamentation of RecA onto DNA for the initiation of recombination or recombinational repair.), producing the protein MYLETLELHNFRNYDDLNVEFGSGVNVLLGENAQGKTNLLESIYFLAFSRSHRTNNDHDLVNWEGHDARVLGTIRKKHTSVPLEIDITAKGKKAKVNHLEQGKLSQYIGQLNVILFAPEDLSIVKGAPSVRRRFIDMEFGQMSPKYLYNSSQYRSVLKQRNQYLRQLQFKEHPDLVYLDVLTEQLAAFGAEIVFQRIAFLKKLEKWSQVIHNEISQGQEILRFQYVMPLKENQASSVESIYDGLQNLFKRQRDKEVQQGKTMIGPHLDDVRFIVNDKNVSTFGSQGQQRTTALSVKLAEIDLMQEETGEYPVLLLDDVLSELDDSRQTHLLTAIQNKVQTFITTTSLSGVAQQLINEPHVFNINHGDLKETKEE; encoded by the coding sequence ATGTACTTAGAAACGTTAGAGCTGCATAATTTTAGGAATTATGATGATTTGAACGTTGAATTCGGTTCAGGTGTGAACGTTTTACTGGGTGAAAATGCACAGGGTAAGACGAACTTGCTTGAATCGATTTACTTTCTGGCTTTCTCTAGAAGTCATCGAACTAACAATGATCATGATTTGGTCAATTGGGAGGGACATGACGCCCGCGTATTAGGAACTATTCGCAAGAAACATACTTCGGTTCCGTTAGAAATTGATATAACGGCAAAAGGAAAGAAAGCTAAGGTGAATCATCTTGAGCAGGGCAAGCTTTCACAATACATTGGACAGTTGAATGTAATTTTATTTGCACCGGAAGATCTATCAATTGTTAAGGGTGCGCCATCTGTTAGGCGACGCTTTATTGACATGGAATTTGGGCAAATGAGTCCAAAGTATTTATACAATTCATCACAGTATCGGAGTGTCTTAAAACAACGTAATCAATATCTACGACAATTACAGTTTAAAGAGCACCCGGATTTGGTGTACTTGGATGTTTTGACTGAGCAACTTGCTGCTTTTGGAGCCGAGATTGTTTTTCAGCGGATCGCCTTTTTAAAAAAGTTGGAAAAATGGTCGCAGGTTATTCATAACGAGATTTCCCAAGGACAAGAGATATTACGATTTCAGTATGTAATGCCCTTAAAAGAGAATCAAGCATCTTCAGTGGAGTCAATTTATGATGGGTTGCAGAACTTGTTTAAGCGACAACGTGATAAAGAAGTTCAACAGGGTAAAACAATGATTGGGCCACATTTGGACGATGTTCGTTTTATTGTGAATGATAAGAATGTTTCAACTTTTGGTTCTCAAGGACAACAACGGACGACAGCATTGAGTGTTAAATTAGCTGAGATTGATCTAATGCAAGAGGAAACGGGTGAATATCCAGTGTTGTTACTGGATGACGTTCTTTCAGAGCTGGATGATAGTCGTCAAACACATCTGTTGACGGCAATTCAAAATAAGGTTCAGACCTTCATTACGACAACCAGTTTAAGTGGTGTAGCTCAACAATTAATCAATGAACCACATGTCTTTAATATTAATCATGGGGATTTAAAAGAAACTAAGGAGGAATAG